In Lactuca sativa cultivar Salinas chromosome 5, Lsat_Salinas_v11, whole genome shotgun sequence, the DNA window GGTTGTTTACCAGCTCCTAGAAGTGCAAGTTACATCAATTTCGTCTCATTCTTCACCAAATTTGTTATGCTAGCTAACAGGGAACAAAATGAAACAAACCACAACCAACATCGGTATAAATAAATGCAGATGACATAAATAAAGAGTTCAGTGgtctaatttgaaaaaaaaaattattaatttaaaaaaaatactttttttagttttaattcaattaaagaACAAACTAAATGACCAAATAAAACAGAAATGGAGCAACAtaattcaaaagtaatacatGATTTGACCAATAACATTATagtacataaaaattaaaaataaaaatatcaaataaaatCAGCCAAAAAAAAGTCACAATCTCATAAAAGTGCAAGAGTTATCATAAAACAGATTGATAAAACAaagataatcatatatgatttcagTTGAAGAGTTATCATAACACAGATTGATAACTCTAATGATAAAAAAGTCACAATCTCTTAAACAGATTTATCATAACACAGATTGATAAAAAAAGTCACAACATCTTAACGAGTTATCCGTTGAAATCATGAGAAACAACAATTAACTAATAATAGCCCATGGATCTTGATAAAACAATGATAACCAATATGACCAATATGATTTCTTAACCAAGTAAGATTCATAAAATCAACCCTTGAATAAAAAAACATACCTGGATTCGAGAGGCAGACAGATGGAGAGGAAAAGAACGTGAACTGGTTCGATTACAATACCTGCAATAATCGACATTTTCAGAATACATTGTGAATCAAAACCTCATGACAACGAACCAGTCAAGGACAACAATTCTAACCAGTCCAAGTAATTACAAGAATACGCTAGGAAGAAATACTAACCTTGAGATGATTTCAATCGATAACAGCTTAAAAAAATGGACAAGATTGTTACAAGGGAACCCTGTCTTACCGATTACAGACAACTACAATACACACAACAAGAAATACTATCAGGTGAACGATTGAGCCGAATGATAAAAAAAGATATTACATAACAGATGAATCTTACCGATTGGTGGTTGCTGAGGCGGCAGGCGGTGAAGGTCGTGAGGAGACCGGCGATGAAGGTCGTCAAGCGAATCGCCCAATGAGAGAGAAGAACGGAGGATCGAACCAGCGGGCATAAAGGTAGGAGGCGGGAGCGGGTGCGATACAATGAAAGAAAAGGGGAAAGTGAAAATGAGATAGAGGGAAATCTAATTGACATTGTCATTGTCATTGTCATTGTTATTATGATGATGAGGATAAATAtttcttattttcgatttttcagGTACCAAACATCGTTTTTTCCGtttcgtttttttcacacctctattatacatgattatctcTATTTCCACCAACTTATAGgtattaatatcattcataaagtcgTGTGCACATACGGGATCCATGAGTCGTTTAATGGTTTAACACGCTTATGATCTACATTCACATATAAATACGCACAAACACGTATACAGGGCCGGCCCAACTATCTGGGTAAGATGGGCTAAGGCCCAGGGCAGCAAATATTAGAGGGCATCAGTTTAGTATAGCAAGTAGTTGTATATGTATTAGTTTGGCCCAAAATCTTTAGCCTATTACACTGATTTTATGACAAGACGCGAGATGACACCGGAGGCAAAGACAAGCGCAAAGCGTGGGCGCGAAAATTATTGAATCCACCAAATAGAGCTGTAATCGGCATTTTTGATTGGCTGATTGCCAATCGACGCCTAGAACACGAACAATGTAGAAGATCGAAGAGTCCACTGCCATCTCTAAATAGACCTAATCCCAATTTCTAAATCTGATTTCTATTTTATGATTTCTCCTGTTCTCCTATTTATGGTTCCCGATTGCGATTTCTTGTGAGTTGAAGAAAAACTGAGATTGTCAATTTTCTAATTGCTGTTTCAAATTTTGATTTCTCATCTTCTCCTATTTTTTATGAGTTCTAGACTTGGAGTTCAAAGCCTTCAATTAAGGAGGAATTTCATTATTTTCTGTCCGAAATATGCATCTTTGATTtcatatttatttgttttgatttCATTAGTTTCACCAGTTTGCTTCAGGAGGtctgattttttaattttttttttatggtttCTTAGGAGTAAGAGTTAGAATATGTGTTGGGTTTTTAAGATAAGATGTCATCGAATTACTTGGGTATAAAAAGCAAAAAGTAAGTAATTTACTATGATGATTTAGTGATATTCATTGGATATTTGGATTTATTAATTTGTTGAAAAAATAATGTATTATTGCTTGTTTTGCAAGATGTCATTGAATTAGTTGGGTATAAAAAGCTAAAAACTTTTTTTGATTTGTTGATCTAATTCTAAGATGTCATGCTCTTGTTTTGTCTCTCAATAGGAAGTAGAAGTTGAACCAGGAAGCACTCAAGTGTACGCTTGAGGACCTCTAATTGTACTTGGAAATGGGAGATCGGAAATTATGTCTTAGCATAGCCTTTGAATCCCTCTCCTCTTAATAATTGATATTTGCTAATTAGGGtcaatttgtttttgtttattgGATTAATTTTGctcttgttttcttgttgtaggAAGTATTTGAATTAGTTGTAATCTTCCTATTCAGTTATTTGCTATTTGCAAGTGCTTTAGTAAATAGTAATTGCTTATTGCTCTTTGGTATTTGCTGTCAATTAGTATTTTTGCAAATAAAGTTTGATGGTCATGGCTCGCAGACATGGTTTTCTTGCTTTTTACTTAAATGTTTCTTTTGCAAATGAATTTTGATAATACTTATCCTGTTTGAGTTTTTGTAATTGCTAATATGATTAGATAATTTATATGCTAATACAAGAATGTGTATtagaatatataaatatttttacaaCAAAATGTCTTTTGCCATATGCTATTTGGTGTCAGTTTTTCTTCAAAATATTGTTTTGCTAATACCATGGTCTTTATAGATGTTAATAGAATTATATAATCTTTTATCTATTAgagtttttaaatgttatttgcaATTTAGGtgtttgttatttgttttgaATGGTTTTTTAAAACTATTTACTATTAATTGTTTCATTTTTTGATTGCGATTTGAATAAgagtatttttttgttttttttgctgatgtgtataattttgtgctGCGTGACTTTAATACAAATATAGggcattattttgttttttcgtCCGAGGCATGGAAAACCAATGGATCGGCCCTGCACgtatacatacacacatacacgtaCACATATACACAACTCTTTCATGtatgtaaatatacatatacaaaaataAATTCATCACAATTTGGTGAAAAATATAGTAATTACAGTGGTAAAACTGTGAAACGAATACTTGATCCCGTAGGTGCATAcgactttatgaatgatattaatatTCATAAGTTGGTGAAAGTATAGATTATCACGTATAGTAgagatataaaaaaaaacaaagcaaaaaaaacgacgt includes these proteins:
- the LOC111920888 gene encoding uncharacterized protein LOC111920888, which translates into the protein MTMTMTMSIRFPSISFSLSPFLSLYRTRSRLLPLCPLVRSSVLLSHWAIRLTTFIAGLLTTFTACRLSNHQSLSVIGKTGFPCNNLVHFFKLLSIEIISRYCNRTSSRSFPLHLSASRIQLA